A genome region from Buchnera aphidicola (Chaetogeoica yunlongensis) includes the following:
- the rho gene encoding transcription termination factor Rho gives MNLTALKNIPISELIFLGDNAGLENLARMRKQDIIFSILKQHAKSGEDIFGDGVLEILQDGFGFLRSSDSSYLAGPDDIYVSPSQIRRFNLRTGDTISGKIRPPKEGERYFALLKVNKVNYDKPENARSKILFENLTPLHANSRLRMERGNGSTEDLTARVLDLASPIGLGQRGLIVAPPKAGKTMLLQNIAQSIAYNHFDCVLIVLLIDERPEEVTEMRRLVKGEVIASTFDEPASRHVQVSEMVIEKAKRLVEHKKDVIVLLDSITRLARAYNIVVPASGKVLTGGVDANALHRPKRFFGAARNVEEGGSLTIIATALIDTGSKMDEVIYEEFKGTGNMELPLSRKIAEKRVFPAIDYNRSGTRKEELLTTPDELQKMWILRKIIHPMGEIDAMEFLINKLSMTKTNNEFFDMMKRS, from the coding sequence ATGAATCTTACGGCATTAAAAAATATACCTATATCTGAACTAATTTTTCTTGGAGATAATGCAGGATTAGAAAATTTAGCTCGAATGAGAAAACAAGATATTATTTTTTCTATACTAAAACAACATGCTAAGAGTGGAGAAGATATTTTCGGAGATGGAGTTTTAGAGATACTTCAAGATGGATTTGGTTTTCTTCGTTCTTCTGATAGTTCTTATTTGGCTGGACCTGATGATATATATGTATCTCCAAGTCAAATTAGGAGATTTAATTTACGTACAGGAGATACTATTTCTGGAAAAATACGCCCTCCTAAAGAAGGAGAAAGATATTTTGCTTTACTAAAAGTCAATAAAGTTAATTATGATAAACCTGAAAATGCTAGAAGTAAAATTCTATTTGAAAATTTAACACCTTTACATGCAAATTCTCGATTGAGAATGGAAAGAGGAAATGGATCAACAGAAGATCTAACGGCTCGTGTATTAGATTTAGCATCTCCTATTGGATTGGGACAACGTGGTTTAATTGTCGCTCCTCCTAAAGCAGGTAAAACTATGTTGTTACAAAATATAGCACAGAGTATAGCTTATAATCATTTTGATTGTGTATTAATTGTATTATTAATTGATGAAAGACCAGAAGAAGTCACTGAAATGCGTAGATTAGTCAAGGGAGAAGTCATAGCATCTACATTTGATGAACCTGCATCTAGACATGTTCAAGTATCGGAAATGGTTATTGAAAAAGCTAAGCGATTAGTCGAACATAAAAAAGATGTTATTGTACTATTAGACTCTATTACTAGATTGGCAAGGGCATATAATATTGTTGTTCCAGCATCAGGAAAAGTATTAACAGGAGGTGTTGATGCTAATGCTTTACATAGACCTAAGCGTTTTTTTGGAGCTGCACGAAATGTAGAAGAAGGGGGTAGTTTGACTATTATTGCTACTGCATTAATTGATACTGGATCTAAGATGGACGAAGTGATATATGAAGAGTTTAAGGGAACTGGAAATATGGAATTACCCTTATCTCGAAAAATAGCAGAAAAAAGAGTTTTTCCTGCTATTGATTATAATAGATCTGGAACTAGAAAAGAAGAATTGTTAACTACACCTGATGAATTGCAAAAAATGTGGATTTTACGTAAGATTATTCATCCTATGGGAGAAATAGATGCAATGGAATTTTTAATTAATAAGTTATCGATGACAAAAACAAATAATGAATTTTTTGATATGATGAAGCGTTCTTAG
- the trxA gene encoding thioredoxin has translation MDNYIIELSDSTFKQYILESKKMILLDFWADWCTPCKILAPILEEVAREYKDKLIIAKINVDLNPKIVLKYAIRGIPALLLFKNSKLMDTKIGSISKHQLNDFLKTNLE, from the coding sequence ATGGATAATTATATTATAGAGTTAAGTGATAGTACTTTTAAACAATATATATTAGAATCTAAAAAAATGATATTGTTAGATTTTTGGGCAGATTGGTGTACTCCATGTAAAATTTTAGCACCTATATTGGAAGAGGTTGCCCGAGAATATAAAGATAAATTAATTATAGCTAAAATTAACGTTGACTTAAATCCTAAAATTGTACTTAAATATGCTATTAGAGGTATTCCGGCATTATTATTATTTAAAAATAGTAAGTTAATGGATACAAAAATAGGTTCTATTTCTAAACATCAACTCAATGATTTTTTAAAAACTAATTTAGAATAA
- a CDS encoding UvrD-helicase domain-containing protein, with amino-acid sequence MSLNESQIEAINYISGPCLVLAGAGSGKTKVIVNKIIHLIKVCNYDPKEILAITFTNKAAYEMQKRVLNLLPLSLKCIYETNISTFHALGLKIIKSELKLLKLKPNFSIFDKYNQIKVLQEIISKKDNIFLKKVQNVISNWKNRLLRPHEVKNFYYSCQDIEFANYYKLYDSYLKKFNILDFDDLIFLPTLLLKNYPESRNRWNTKIKYLLVDEYQDTNFIQYELIKLLSNKKSNFTFVGDDNQAIYSWRGANINNFLLLKKDYDCLRIITMKRNYRSSGRILKIANKLIQNNLIFFEKELFSNFNYGPVIEIISAKNESDEAKKVLARIMLHKLTNNTQYKDYAILYRSNYQVKIFEKFLIQFKIPYQILENKSFFSLSEIKDLVSYLRLIINPNDDIAFLRIINKPLRGIGLITVNKLKKFAKFKQKSLFIVSSSIDLESIVSKRIFKRLQEFVFLIKNISLQLQSDPFRTLQEFLVKTRYLEWLTKRYDNLNLRNQSINNVLIFLNWIICEVQKKIVLDKSIINILFEIISDFVVQISLNNDEKHNSNCLQLMTLHASKGLEFLYVFIVGVEEGILPHYRSIIKKHVDEERRLMYVGITRAKKELFFSYSIQRFQYGVLIDTKPSRFLLELPNDDLSWGYNKIFS; translated from the coding sequence ATGTCATTAAATGAATCTCAGATAGAAGCAATAAATTATATTTCTGGTCCTTGTTTGGTTTTGGCTGGTGCTGGATCAGGAAAAACGAAAGTTATTGTTAATAAGATAATTCATTTAATTAAAGTATGTAATTATGATCCTAAAGAAATTTTAGCTATTACATTTACAAATAAAGCTGCTTATGAAATGCAGAAAAGGGTATTAAATTTATTACCATTATCTTTAAAATGTATTTATGAAACAAATATTTCTACATTTCATGCATTAGGTTTGAAAATTATAAAATCTGAATTGAAATTATTAAAATTAAAACCTAATTTTTCTATTTTTGATAAATATAATCAAATAAAAGTATTACAAGAAATTATTTCTAAGAAAGATAATATTTTTTTAAAAAAAGTACAAAATGTTATTTCTAATTGGAAAAATAGATTATTAAGACCACATGAAGTAAAGAATTTTTATTATTCGTGTCAGGATATTGAATTTGCTAATTATTATAAATTATATGATTCTTATTTGAAGAAATTTAATATATTAGATTTTGATGATTTAATTTTTTTACCAACTCTTTTATTAAAAAATTATCCAGAGTCTAGAAATCGTTGGAATACTAAGATTAAATATTTATTAGTAGATGAATATCAAGATACTAATTTCATTCAGTATGAATTAATAAAATTATTGAGTAATAAAAAATCTAATTTTACTTTTGTAGGTGATGATAATCAAGCTATTTATTCTTGGAGAGGTGCTAACATTAATAATTTTTTATTATTAAAAAAAGATTATGATTGTTTAAGAATTATAACCATGAAACGTAATTATCGTTCTTCTGGAAGAATTTTAAAAATAGCGAATAAACTAATACAAAATAATTTAATTTTTTTTGAAAAAGAGTTGTTTTCAAATTTTAATTATGGACCAGTTATAGAAATAATATCAGCTAAGAATGAGAGTGATGAAGCTAAAAAAGTATTAGCAAGAATAATGTTACATAAATTAACTAATAACACTCAATATAAAGATTACGCTATTTTATATAGAAGTAATTATCAAGTTAAAATTTTTGAGAAATTTTTAATTCAGTTTAAAATTCCATATCAGATTTTAGAGAATAAATCGTTTTTTTCTTTATCTGAAATTAAAGATTTAGTGTCATATTTACGTTTGATTATTAATCCAAATGATGATATTGCATTTTTAAGAATAATTAATAAACCATTAAGAGGAATTGGATTAATTACTGTAAATAAATTAAAAAAATTTGCTAAATTTAAACAAAAAAGTTTATTTATTGTTAGTTCTAGTATAGATTTAGAATCTATTGTGTCGAAACGTATTTTTAAGAGATTGCAGGAATTTGTTTTTTTAATAAAAAATATTTCATTACAACTTCAATCAGATCCTTTTAGGACATTACAGGAATTTTTAGTTAAAACACGATATTTGGAATGGTTAACTAAAAGATATGATAATTTAAATTTACGCAATCAAAGTATTAACAATGTTTTAATTTTTTTAAATTGGATTATTTGTGAAGTACAAAAAAAAATTGTTTTAGATAAATCTATTATAAATATTTTATTTGAAATAATTTCAGACTTTGTTGTACAAATTTCATTAAATAATGATGAAAAACATAATTCTAATTGTCTTCAATTAATGACTTTACATGCATCAAAAGGATTAGAGTTTTTATATGTTTTTATTGTAGGAGTAGAAGAAGGAATTTTACCTCATTATCGTAGCATTATTAAAAAACATGTAGATGAAGAACGAAGATTAATGTATGTTGGAATTACTAGAGCAAAAAAAGAGTTGTTTTTTAGTTATTCTATACAGCGTTTTCAATATGGTGTTTTAATAGATACTAAACCTAGTAGATTTTTATTAGAGTTACCGAATGATGATTTATCTTGGGGATACAATAAAATTTTCAGTTAA
- the ilvC gene encoding ketol-acid reductoisomerase — protein MGNYFNSLSFREKLIQLQTCKLISKSNFSENFKILKGKKIVIIGCGSQGLNQGLNMRDSGLDVSYVLRNESIKNKNFSWQNAVDNGFVVGAYKDLIPYADLVINLAPDKQHQKIVDYLQNLMKKNSILGFSHGFNIIEVGQRVRKDITVIMVAPKCPGTEVREEYKRNFGVPTLISVHSKNDPNNIGLQAAKEWVTAIGGHRAGVLYSSFSAEVKSDLMGEQTILCGLIQTASILCYNKLLIQGHDCNYSGQLVQFGWEVITEALKQGGISLMLDRLSNTAKIRACVLSDNLKTLFFPLFRKHMDDIISGVFSRNMMLDWNDGDKQLIAWRKDIQETAFEKYDFEKNISILEHEYFENGLFMVAIIKAGVELAFEVMVETGITQESAYYESLHELPLIANTIARKRLYEMNLVISDTAEYGSYLFYNSAVFLLTNFMNTLQYGDLGNKLSDNKIDNTYLNSLNTKIRNHPIEIVGKQLRSYMTNMKSINIVK, from the coding sequence ATGGGTAACTATTTTAATTCTTTATCTTTTCGTGAAAAATTAATTCAATTACAGACATGTAAATTAATAAGTAAAAGTAATTTTTCTGAGAATTTTAAAATTTTAAAAGGAAAAAAAATTGTAATTATTGGATGTGGATCTCAAGGGTTAAATCAGGGTTTAAATATGAGAGATTCTGGTCTTGATGTATCTTATGTATTACGTAACGAGTCTATTAAAAATAAAAACTTTTCTTGGCAAAACGCAGTCGATAATGGTTTTGTTGTAGGTGCATATAAAGATCTTATACCTTATGCTGATTTGGTAATTAATTTAGCCCCAGATAAACAACATCAAAAAATAGTAGATTATTTGCAGAATTTAATGAAAAAAAATTCTATTCTTGGATTTTCTCATGGATTTAATATTATAGAAGTAGGTCAAAGAGTACGAAAAGATATTACGGTTATTATGGTTGCTCCTAAATGTCCTGGAACAGAAGTTAGAGAAGAATACAAACGAAATTTTGGTGTACCAACATTAATTTCTGTTCATTCTAAAAATGATCCTAATAATATAGGTTTACAAGCTGCAAAAGAATGGGTTACTGCTATAGGTGGGCATCGAGCTGGAGTTTTATATTCTTCTTTCTCTGCAGAAGTAAAATCAGATTTAATGGGTGAGCAAACTATATTGTGTGGATTGATTCAGACTGCTTCAATATTATGTTATAATAAACTACTTATTCAAGGGCATGATTGTAACTATTCAGGACAACTTGTTCAATTTGGATGGGAAGTAATTACAGAAGCTTTAAAACAAGGTGGTATTTCACTGATGTTAGATAGGTTATCTAATACAGCTAAAATCAGAGCTTGTGTATTGTCAGATAATTTAAAAACACTTTTTTTTCCACTATTTCGTAAGCATATGGATGATATAATTTCAGGAGTTTTTTCTAGAAATATGATGTTAGATTGGAATGATGGTGATAAACAATTAATTGCTTGGAGAAAAGATATTCAAGAAACTGCTTTTGAAAAATATGATTTTGAAAAAAATATTTCAATATTAGAACATGAATATTTTGAAAATGGATTATTTATGGTTGCAATAATTAAAGCTGGAGTAGAATTAGCTTTTGAAGTTATGGTAGAAACAGGTATTACACAGGAATCAGCATATTATGAATCTCTTCATGAATTACCTTTAATTGCAAATACTATTGCTAGAAAAAGACTTTATGAAATGAATTTAGTTATTTCTGATACAGCAGAATATGGTAGTTATTTATTTTATAATTCAGCAGTTTTTTTATTAACAAATTTTATGAATACATTACAATATGGTGATTTAGGTAATAAATTATCTGATAACAAAATTGATAATACATATTTAAATTCTTTAAATACTAAAATTAGAAATCATCCAATAGAAATTGTTGGTAAACAATTAAGAAGTTATATGACTAATATGAAATCAATTAACATTGTGAAATAA
- the ilvD gene encoding dihydroxy-acid dehydratase has protein sequence MPRYRSSVTTQGRNMAGARALWRATGMSDDDFKKPIIAVVNSFTEFVPGHIHLRKLGSLVSQQIKLHGGVSKEFNTIAIDDGIAMGHSGMLYSLPSRELIADSVEYMINAHCVDAMVCISNCDKITPGMLMAALRLNIPCVFVSGGPMESGRITIADTEIKLDLVDAITYSANSSFSKEMINKIEKSACPTCGSCSGMYTANSMNCLMEALGLSLPGNGTILATHVDRKKLFLQAGKIIVKITKEYYENNNQRFLPRNIANRKSFCNAMTLDIAMGGSTNTVLHLLAAAQEGKINFKLSDVDLLSRKTPNLCKLAPNSDLYHIEDFHRAGGVISILEELNKIDLLYRNTFNILGLTLEEMLLKYCITNSNNIKHTKFFYAAPSGKRTIEPFSQSNRWDSLDIDRRKGCIRAKKYAFSLDGGLAVLYGNIAQDGCIVKTAGVGANNLVFCGQALVYESQEEAVFGILNKKVRKGTVIVIRYEGPKGGPGMQEMLYPTSYLKSMGLDKYCALITDGRFSGGTSGLSIGHISPEAANQGAIALIKSGDMINIDIPNRFLNLDITEEELYLRIDEQKSRGVNAYTPLYRKRFITSSLKAYAKFATSADKGAVRKI, from the coding sequence ATGCCGAGATATCGTTCTTCTGTGACTACTCAAGGTCGAAATATGGCTGGAGCAAGAGCTTTATGGCGAGCAACAGGTATGTCTGATGATGATTTTAAGAAACCCATTATAGCTGTAGTAAATTCTTTTACTGAATTTGTTCCTGGACATATTCATTTAAGAAAATTAGGTAGTTTAGTATCTCAACAAATTAAGTTACACGGGGGTGTTTCAAAAGAATTTAATACTATAGCTATAGACGATGGAATTGCGATGGGACATTCAGGAATGTTGTATTCATTACCTTCTCGTGAATTGATTGCTGATTCAGTAGAATATATGATTAATGCTCATTGTGTAGATGCTATGGTATGTATTTCTAATTGTGATAAAATTACACCTGGAATGTTGATGGCTGCTTTGCGCTTAAATATTCCTTGTGTTTTTGTATCTGGTGGTCCTATGGAATCAGGTAGAATTACTATAGCAGATACAGAAATAAAATTAGATTTAGTAGATGCTATTACATATAGTGCAAATTCCAGCTTTTCTAAAGAAATGATAAATAAAATTGAAAAGTCAGCATGTCCGACTTGTGGTTCATGTTCTGGTATGTATACTGCTAATTCTATGAATTGTTTAATGGAAGCTTTAGGTTTATCGTTACCGGGTAATGGTACTATTTTAGCTACACATGTAGATAGAAAAAAATTATTTTTACAAGCTGGAAAAATTATAGTTAAAATTACAAAGGAGTATTATGAAAATAATAATCAAAGGTTTTTACCTCGTAATATAGCTAATAGAAAATCATTTTGCAATGCTATGACATTAGATATTGCTATGGGAGGTTCTACAAATACCGTTTTACATTTATTAGCTGCTGCTCAAGAAGGTAAAATTAATTTTAAATTATCAGATGTTGATTTATTATCTCGTAAAACTCCAAATTTATGTAAATTAGCTCCTAATAGTGATTTGTATCATATAGAAGATTTTCATCGAGCTGGTGGAGTTATTAGCATATTAGAAGAATTGAATAAAATTGATTTATTATATAGAAATACATTTAATATTTTGGGATTAACTTTAGAAGAAATGTTACTGAAATATTGTATTACTAATTCTAATAATATTAAACATACTAAATTTTTTTATGCAGCTCCTTCTGGGAAGAGGACTATTGAACCTTTTTCTCAATCAAATAGATGGGATTCTTTAGATATAGATCGTAGAAAGGGTTGTATTCGTGCTAAAAAGTATGCTTTTAGTTTAGATGGAGGTTTAGCTGTTTTATATGGAAATATTGCTCAAGATGGTTGTATTGTAAAAACTGCTGGTGTGGGTGCTAACAATTTAGTATTTTGTGGTCAAGCATTAGTTTATGAAAGTCAAGAAGAAGCAGTATTTGGAATTTTAAATAAAAAAGTTCGTAAAGGTACTGTTATTGTTATTCGATACGAAGGTCCGAAAGGAGGACCAGGTATGCAGGAAATGTTATATCCGACATCTTATTTAAAATCCATGGGATTAGATAAATATTGTGCTTTAATAACAGATGGACGTTTTTCTGGAGGAACTTCTGGTTTATCAATAGGACACATTTCTCCTGAAGCAGCTAATCAAGGTGCTATTGCTTTGATTAAGTCTGGTGATATGATTAATATTGATATTCCTAATCGTTTTCTTAATTTAGATATTACTGAAGAAGAGTTGTATTTGAGAATAGATGAACAAAAAAGTAGAGGTGTGAATGCTTATACACCGTTATATAGAAAACGATTTATTACTTCTTCGTTAAAGGCATATGCTAAATTTGCTACTAGTGCTGACAAAGGTGCAGTTAGAAAAATATAA
- a CDS encoding IscS subfamily cysteine desulfurase encodes MQFPIYLDYAATTPVEPEVVKKMIKYLTKEGEFGNSASRSHQFGWKAEEAIDIARNQIANLIHVDSREIIFTSGATESNNLAIKGIAEFYQQKGKHIITCKTEHKAVLDTCRYLENKGFKITYLTPLKNGLIDLNKLKKNINKNTILVSIMHVNNETGIIQNIYEISKICKLKKIFFHVDAAQSIGKLNLNLKELKIDLMSLSSHKVYGPKGIGGLYVRRQPRVRLSAQIHGGGHERGMRSGTLPVHQIVGMGIAFDIAKKKINEDYNRIKKLRNYLWDGIKNIEEVYLNSNIENSVPHILNVSFNYVEGESLIMALKNLAVSSGSACTSASLEPSYVLRALGLKDELAHSSIRFSLGRFTTQKEIDYTIKAVHKSITHLRNLSPLWEMYKSGIDLNNIKWTHN; translated from the coding sequence ATGCAATTTCCAATTTATTTAGATTATGCAGCAACTACTCCTGTTGAACCAGAAGTTGTAAAAAAAATGATAAAATATTTAACAAAAGAAGGAGAATTTGGAAATTCAGCATCTCGTTCTCATCAATTTGGTTGGAAAGCTGAAGAAGCCATTGATATAGCAAGAAATCAAATTGCTAATTTAATTCATGTTGATTCTCGAGAAATAATTTTTACTTCAGGTGCAACTGAATCAAATAATTTAGCTATTAAAGGTATTGCAGAATTTTATCAACAAAAAGGAAAACATATCATTACATGTAAAACTGAACATAAAGCAGTTTTAGATACTTGTAGATATCTTGAAAATAAAGGTTTTAAAATTACATATTTAACTCCTCTAAAAAATGGTTTAATTGATTTAAACAAATTAAAAAAAAATATTAATAAAAATACTATTTTAGTATCTATAATGCATGTAAATAATGAAACAGGAATAATACAAAATATTTATGAAATTTCTAAAATATGCAAGTTAAAAAAAATATTTTTTCATGTAGATGCTGCACAAAGTATAGGAAAGTTAAATTTAAACTTAAAAGAACTAAAAATAGATTTAATGTCGTTATCTTCACATAAAGTATATGGGCCAAAAGGAATCGGTGGACTATATGTTCGAAGACAACCTAGAGTTCGTCTATCAGCACAAATTCATGGTGGTGGTCATGAAAGAGGAATGCGATCAGGCACATTGCCTGTACATCAAATTGTAGGTATGGGAATAGCATTTGATATTGCCAAAAAAAAAATAAATGAAGACTATAATCGTATAAAAAAACTCCGAAATTATTTATGGGACGGTATTAAAAACATTGAAGAAGTATATTTAAATAGTAATATAGAGAATAGTGTTCCTCATATTTTAAATGTTAGTTTTAATTATGTAGAAGGTGAATCTTTAATTATGGCATTAAAAAATCTAGCAGTATCATCGGGTTCAGCTTGTACATCAGCTAGTTTAGAACCCTCTTATGTACTACGTGCACTAGGACTAAAAGATGAATTAGCACATAGTTCTATTCGTTTTTCCTTAGGAAGATTCACCACTCAAAAAGAAATTGATTATACTATTAAAGCAGTTCATAAATCTATAACACACTTAAGAAATTTATCACCACTTTGGGAAATGTACAAATCTGGAATTGATTTAAATAATATTAAATGGACTCATAACTAA
- the iscU gene encoding Fe-S cluster assembly scaffold IscU, which produces MTYSKKVMDHYENPRNVGSFKNEDTNIGSGIVGAPACGDVMKLQIKVNENGIIQDACFKTYGCGSAIASSSLATEWIKGKSLKEAENIKNTNIAQELDLPPVKIHCSILAEDAIKAAITDYKSKNK; this is translated from the coding sequence ATGACATACAGTAAAAAAGTCATGGATCACTATGAAAATCCTCGAAACGTAGGATCTTTTAAAAATGAAGATACAAACATTGGCAGTGGAATAGTAGGTGCTCCAGCATGCGGAGATGTTATGAAACTACAAATTAAAGTTAACGAAAATGGAATTATACAAGATGCATGTTTTAAAACATATGGTTGTGGTTCAGCAATTGCCTCTAGTTCTTTAGCAACTGAATGGATTAAAGGAAAGTCTTTAAAAGAAGCAGAAAATATAAAAAATACTAATATTGCACAAGAACTTGATTTACCTCCAGTAAAAATACATTGTTCAATTCTAGCAGAAGACGCTATTAAAGCTGCTATTACCGATTATAAAAGTAAAAATAAATAA
- the hscB gene encoding Fe-S protein assembly co-chaperone HscB has product MNYFKLFKIPQKIELDINNLTIKYYKLQKKFHPDTYERKKHKKTDNKLYLKNSILLNKGYCILKNILTRAEHLLFLNNIKKNINKESFLDSNFLKIQLKLFEEIKQNKDKKDKILIQIKKDKKIYIEQLKMLCNKKKWILAHNILCKLFFINKLINNIKEIND; this is encoded by the coding sequence ATGAATTATTTTAAATTATTTAAAATTCCTCAAAAAATAGAATTAGATATTAATAATCTTACAATTAAATATTATAAATTACAAAAAAAATTTCATCCAGATACATATGAACGAAAAAAACACAAAAAAACTGACAACAAATTATATCTAAAAAATTCTATTTTACTTAATAAAGGATATTGTATTTTAAAAAACATATTAACAAGAGCGGAACATTTATTATTTCTTAACAATATAAAAAAAAATATTAATAAAGAAAGTTTTTTAGACTCAAATTTTTTAAAAATACAATTAAAATTATTTGAAGAAATAAAACAAAATAAAGATAAAAAAGATAAAATATTAATCCAAATTAAAAAAGATAAAAAAATATACATCGAACAACTAAAAATGCTATGTAATAAAAAAAAATGGATACTAGCTCATAATATATTATGTAAATTATTTTTTATTAATAAACTTATTAATAATATAAAAGAAATAAATGATTAA
- the hscA gene encoding Fe-S protein assembly chaperone HscA, giving the protein MITLNKINKKNNTFKKISELSIGIDFGTTYSLVSTVIKNNVYIITDKYNRALLPSIVNYSIPNKTLVGWQAENMVINDPINTIISVKRLIGYSYTEIKKLYPNLPYHLKNNTNNTLSFITNNGKKNIVEVCSQIFMTLRNRVISTFNQEFKNTVITVPAHFDEKQRQEIKKSAELCKLNVIRLINEPTAAAISYGLYSKKNKTIAVYDLGGGTFDISILKLHEGIFEVLATSGNIHLGGDDFDQLLIDYILKKTNLLNTEINNFTQRKLLHLAKSIKIKLTSIDCIKFQLNDQKFYKITRLEFNSIIEPLILKTLRICQKVLHDANIDLKNIEEIILVGGSTYIPILRKKIADFFQKEPLSSINPDQVVVAGAAIQANMLTCNNNKNNFILLDVVSLSLGIEVIGETVEKIILKNTKLPTSKTKIFTTFKDGQKTILIHVVQGEKELVKDCRSLSRFVLKNIPSKPAGKIIIVVNFQIDVNGLLSVMAKIKSTKIKQKITVNFLKKS; this is encoded by the coding sequence ATGATAACGTTAAATAAAATTAATAAAAAAAATAATACATTTAAAAAAATTTCAGAGTTATCTATTGGAATTGATTTTGGCACTACATATTCTCTAGTATCTACTGTAATTAAAAATAATGTTTACATTATTACAGATAAATATAATCGAGCATTATTACCATCAATAGTTAATTATTCAATTCCTAACAAAACTCTTGTAGGTTGGCAAGCGGAAAATATGGTTATTAATGATCCTATTAATACAATTATTTCTGTAAAACGTTTAATTGGATATTCTTATACGGAAATAAAAAAATTATATCCTAATTTGCCCTATCATTTAAAAAATAATACGAATAATACACTATCTTTTATTACAAATAACGGAAAAAAAAATATAGTAGAAGTATGTAGTCAAATTTTCATGACGTTAAGAAATAGGGTAATATCAACTTTTAATCAAGAATTTAAAAATACAGTAATTACTGTTCCAGCACATTTTGATGAAAAACAACGACAAGAGATAAAAAAATCAGCTGAATTATGTAAATTAAACGTCATAAGATTAATTAATGAACCAACAGCAGCTGCTATTTCATATGGATTGTATTCTAAAAAAAATAAAACTATTGCTGTGTATGACCTAGGAGGAGGAACTTTTGATATCTCTATTTTAAAACTACATGAAGGAATTTTTGAAGTATTAGCTACTTCTGGAAATATTCATTTAGGTGGAGATGATTTTGATCAATTATTAATTGATTATATATTAAAAAAAACAAATTTATTAAATACTGAAATAAATAACTTTACACAAAGAAAATTATTACATCTTGCTAAATCGATAAAAATAAAATTAACTTCTATAGATTGTATAAAATTCCAACTAAATGATCAAAAATTTTATAAAATTACTAGATTAGAATTTAATTCTATAATTGAACCATTAATTCTAAAAACATTAAGAATATGTCAAAAAGTATTACACGATGCCAATATTGATTTAAAAAATATAGAAGAAATTATCTTAGTAGGAGGTTCTACATATATTCCAATCTTACGAAAAAAAATTGCTGATTTTTTTCAGAAAGAACCATTAAGTTCTATTAATCCTGATCAAGTTGTTGTTGCAGGAGCTGCAATTCAAGCTAATATGTTAACTTGTAATAACAACAAAAACAATTTTATATTATTAGACGTAGTATCATTATCTTTAGGTATTGAAGTAATTGGAGAAACAGTAGAAAAAATTATCCTAAAGAACACTAAATTACCCACTTCTAAAACCAAAATTTTTACCACATTCAAAGATGGACAAAAAACAATATTAATACATGTCGTGCAAGGTGAAAAAGAACTAGTAAAAGATTGTCGATCTTTATCTCGTTTTGTTTTAAAAAATATTCCATCAAAACCAGCTGGAAAAATAATAATCGTAGTTAATTTTCAAATCGATGTAAATGGATTATTATCGGTTATGGCAAAAATTAAATCTACGAAAATTAAACAAAAAATCACTGTAAACTTTTTAAAAAAAAGTTAA